One stretch of Cedecea neteri DNA includes these proteins:
- a CDS encoding ABC transporter ATP-binding protein — MSYLQMAHLKINYGDKVVLKDINLAVNKGEMIALLGPSGCGKTTLLNALCGFIPVKEGRIVVAGNEITQSPPEQRNITMVFQSYALWPHLTVEQNIGYGLKLRKWRRDAIQARVLELLQMVNLNGLATAKITELSGGQRQRVALARALAIEPDVLVLDEPLSNLDAKVRLNVRHEIKQLQKKLGFTSVIVTHDQQEALVMADRIVVLNNGQIEQTGTPEEIYQQPATPFVADFMGADNHITAEEMTVLGLSSLKNDNQQVIYFRSSDAALSSLNKEAPESGLTLEGVVEQNAFIGHNYRYAIRCRERLFHADSTDNLPLNSAVRLHVPESALHIFNSSHTA; from the coding sequence ATGAGCTACCTGCAAATGGCGCACCTTAAAATTAATTATGGCGATAAGGTGGTGCTGAAAGATATTAATCTGGCCGTGAATAAAGGCGAGATGATTGCTTTACTTGGCCCGTCCGGCTGTGGAAAGACGACATTATTAAACGCTTTGTGTGGGTTTATTCCCGTCAAAGAGGGCCGCATTGTTGTCGCCGGAAATGAAATAACCCAAAGCCCACCGGAACAGCGCAATATCACCATGGTCTTTCAAAGCTACGCGCTGTGGCCGCATTTAACGGTAGAGCAAAATATTGGCTACGGCTTAAAGCTGCGTAAGTGGCGACGGGACGCTATTCAGGCCAGGGTGCTCGAGCTATTGCAGATGGTGAATCTTAACGGCCTTGCCACAGCGAAAATCACCGAGCTTTCCGGCGGGCAGCGGCAGCGTGTGGCGCTGGCACGGGCGTTAGCGATTGAGCCGGACGTGCTGGTGCTGGATGAGCCGCTGTCCAACCTTGACGCAAAGGTGCGGTTAAATGTCCGCCATGAAATCAAGCAGCTACAGAAAAAGCTCGGCTTTACCTCGGTGATTGTGACCCACGACCAGCAGGAAGCATTGGTCATGGCTGACCGCATCGTGGTGCTGAATAACGGGCAAATAGAACAAACGGGGACCCCGGAAGAAATTTATCAGCAGCCTGCCACGCCTTTTGTCGCCGACTTTATGGGCGCCGATAACCATATTACGGCAGAAGAAATGACAGTCCTGGGGTTATCTTCGTTAAAAAATGATAACCAACAGGTTATTTATTTCAGAAGTTCAGACGCTGCACTCTCATCTTTAAATAAAGAGGCGCCAGAAAGTGGATTAACGCTGGAAGGCGTAGTTGAGCAAAATGCCTTTATTGGCCACAACTACCGTTACGCAATTCGCTGCCGGGAGCGCCTTTTCCATGCTGATTCTACCGATAATTTACCGCTGAATTCTGCGGTCAGGCTGCACGTGCCCGAGTCCGCTCTACATATTTTTAATTCGTCCCATACGGCTTGA
- a CDS encoding extracellular solute-binding protein → MFAKTRLAAVTALFLSYGAQAETVLNVATAGDQNMVDYVKTWLGPKFEAAHPGVKVRVVGTGPGDAGSNKIIEKLSAQQQSGAKTWDIDVAVVHQKAGGELVEKGLLEKYRQQIKTGSMVTADNAKNALGVNVDGYVMPMFLSQTAIAWNSETMKAPPASYDELVAWAAKHPQAFGYNGIKNGMSGVSFVVGWIYAYGTDARRLSALPYDKSVEKNWSQAFEKLKAFNKNVTFTPGNAGTLDMLTRGEIAMGPVWVDMFYTWKDQGKLPPSIKLALLSPGMPGQPMYYVTPAKAAQPELAREFIALATSPEVQADGIVKQFNWYPGIDAQYVKPKLDDATWSKLFAEISPKALADYGKSFPIAPYFDDIKEGYESQVSN, encoded by the coding sequence ATGTTTGCTAAAACCAGACTTGCCGCCGTCACGGCGCTGTTTTTAAGTTATGGCGCACAGGCGGAAACTGTTTTAAACGTGGCCACCGCGGGTGACCAAAATATGGTGGATTACGTTAAAACCTGGCTGGGGCCGAAGTTTGAGGCCGCGCATCCGGGCGTAAAAGTGCGCGTGGTCGGCACCGGGCCGGGGGACGCAGGCTCGAATAAAATCATCGAAAAACTGAGCGCACAGCAGCAGAGCGGGGCGAAAACCTGGGATATCGACGTGGCCGTGGTGCACCAGAAGGCGGGCGGTGAACTGGTGGAAAAAGGGCTGCTGGAGAAATATCGTCAGCAGATCAAAACGGGCAGCATGGTCACGGCGGACAACGCCAAAAACGCGCTGGGCGTGAACGTCGACGGCTATGTAATGCCGATGTTCCTGAGCCAGACGGCCATCGCCTGGAACAGCGAAACCATGAAAGCGCCGCCGGCCTCTTACGACGAGCTGGTGGCGTGGGCGGCGAAGCACCCGCAGGCGTTCGGCTACAACGGCATTAAAAACGGCATGTCCGGCGTCAGCTTTGTCGTCGGCTGGATTTACGCCTACGGCACCGACGCCCGGCGTTTATCCGCCTTGCCGTATGACAAGAGCGTAGAGAAAAACTGGTCGCAGGCGTTTGAGAAGCTGAAAGCGTTTAATAAAAACGTGACCTTTACGCCGGGTAACGCCGGGACGCTGGACATGCTGACGCGCGGTGAGATCGCCATGGGGCCAGTTTGGGTGGATATGTTCTACACCTGGAAAGATCAGGGCAAGCTGCCGCCGTCCATCAAGCTGGCCTTGCTTTCGCCGGGAATGCCGGGGCAGCCGATGTACTACGTTACGCCAGCTAAAGCAGCGCAGCCCGAACTGGCGCGTGAGTTTATCGCGCTGGCAACCAGCCCGGAAGTGCAGGCCGACGGGATCGTGAAGCAGTTTAACTGGTATCCGGGCATCGACGCGCAGTACGTCAAGCCGAAGCTGGACGACGCCACCTGGAGCAAGCTATTCGCCGAGATCTCCCCGAAAGCGCTCGCCGATTACGGCAAGAGCTTCCCGATAGCCCCTTACTTTGACGACATCAAAGAAGGGTACGAAAGCCAGGTTTCTAACTAA
- a CDS encoding ABC transporter permease, giving the protein MRVSLNYLLLVSPAALMIVVLFLYPLGFSLVAAFTSDAGALTLQHFAKVLSLYSNDILFTVFIVLVSVALLAVLSITISAVITLSACRLIVRLLGVLYRLPLFIPFIVAAQMMRTFLAKNGLMNNMLVASDLVQPLDTISWLGWKGIIITFVWKQLAFATLLICGAMAALEPSQVLAARNLGASRMRILFDIILPQVLPAIGVALVLSTVVMMSVLSVPLMIGAGTPTMLTVDMAFRVNSYSDYAVANALGVISLVICGALSWFYLRHSLRQKGGEA; this is encoded by the coding sequence ATGCGCGTTTCGCTAAACTATCTGCTGCTGGTGAGTCCCGCCGCGCTGATGATTGTGGTGCTGTTTCTCTATCCGCTTGGATTTTCGCTGGTTGCCGCTTTTACCTCGGACGCCGGAGCGCTGACCCTGCAGCATTTTGCCAAAGTGCTGTCGCTTTACTCGAACGATATTTTGTTTACGGTTTTCATCGTGCTGGTGTCGGTTGCGCTGCTGGCGGTGCTGTCGATTACGATTTCTGCGGTGATTACGCTGTCTGCCTGTCGCCTGATTGTCCGGCTGCTGGGCGTGCTATACCGGCTGCCGCTGTTTATTCCGTTTATCGTTGCCGCACAGATGATGCGCACGTTTCTCGCCAAAAACGGCCTGATGAATAACATGCTGGTTGCCAGCGATCTTGTGCAGCCGCTGGACACGATTTCCTGGCTCGGCTGGAAGGGGATCATCATTACCTTTGTCTGGAAGCAGCTGGCGTTTGCGACCTTGCTTATTTGCGGGGCGATGGCGGCGCTGGAGCCTTCGCAGGTGCTGGCGGCCAGAAATTTAGGGGCTTCGCGCATGCGCATTCTGTTCGATATTATTTTGCCCCAGGTGCTGCCGGCCATTGGCGTCGCGCTGGTGCTTTCTACGGTGGTGATGATGTCCGTTCTGTCCGTGCCGCTGATGATTGGCGCCGGGACGCCAACGATGTTGACCGTGGACATGGCGTTCCGCGTCAACTCCTACAGTGACTACGCGGTGGCTAATGCGCTGGGCGTGATTTCGTTAGTGATTTGCGGGGCGCTGTCCTGGTTTTATCTGCGCCACAGCCTGCGCCAGAAAGGAGGGGAGGCATGA